Below is a window of Ruegeria sp. THAF33 DNA.
GATCGTTGCTGCGGTTCTGGGCGTGATCAAGACGATGGGATCAATCGATCAGCCGCCCGAAGTGCTGGGGAAGCTGATTGGGGGTGCCCTGGTAGGCACGTTCCTGGGCGTTTTTCTGGCCTATGGTCTGGTCGGCCCCTTCGCAGGCAAACTGAAAGCCGTGGTTGAAGAAGACAACCACTTTTATCAGCTGATCAAGGAAGTACTGGTGGCCAACCTGCACAACCACAATGCCGCCATGTGCATTGAAGTCGGACGCCAGAACACCCCAACCCATAACCGCCCGGGCTTTTCCGAGCTGGAAGACGCATTGAAAGAGCTCAAGCAGGCTGCGGCATGAAGCGCATCGGGTTTCTGATTGCTGTTTTGGTCACGGCTGCATCTGCCGTGACCGCACAGGACGTGGTGGTGCGATCCGGTGAGCATGACGGATTCACACGTCTGGTTTTCGACGTGCCACCGGATACCCGCTGGATGCTGGCGCAACGGAAGAACGGCGCCAGCCTTACCATTGCCCTGGACGATGTCACATTCAAAACCAGCTCGGTTTTTGGGCGTTTGACCACGAACCGCCTGGCCTCATTGTCGCAGGAAAACCCCGGCAGCGCTTTGGAACTGGAGTTCGGGTGCGACTGCGTGGCGTCGGCGTTTCTGTACAGAAACTCGATGATCGTACTGGACATCGCGCCAGGGGAATTGTTGCCGCCGCTTCTTGAGAATGTACCGCCACCCTTGATCGGAAAAACGGCCGAAGGCAAACCGCCATCGGTTGAGACAGGGTTGCATCTTCCGCTCCTCACCATGACTGAGCAGGGGATAAAAGACCAGCTGTCCACTCGTCTTCTGCAAGGGACCGATCGTAAGTTGCTGGACTTGAAGCTTGCTCCGGTCGGGCCTCGCAATACCGCCCCGTCCGGCACAAGCGCTGTGCCACCCCAATTGAGTTCGAACGTACGTCTGACCACGGTTCTGGACGATTTGCAGAATGTTTTGAACGCAGAACTGCAACCAATCGACCACAGACCGGCCTGCATCTCGACTGCTGAGCTGAATTTTGCGTCCTGGTCAGGGGACACGCCTTTTCCGGACCAGGTATCAGCTCTCCGCTCTGGGCTGTACAAAGAGTTTGACAAACTTGACGGCGAAAAGGCCATGAACCTGGCCAAGCTCTACGCCTCTTTCGGTTTCGGAGCCGAAGCGTTGAGTGTCTTGAGGCTGTTGGAGAAGCCGCCAAAGGGCTTCGAACCCGTTGCGGCAATTGCGCGGGTTGTAGAAAACCGGCCGCCGCTGCCCAGGAATCCATTCAACGACCTGCAACGATGTGACAGCGATGCGGCGCTTTGGGCTGTGTTGTCCGATGGGGAACTGGCACCTGACGCAAACGTGGAAGCAATCGAAAACGCGTATTCAAGACTGCCGGATCATCTTCGCCGCCAGCTGGGGCCGCGGTTATCAGAAATACTGGTGAGCGCACAACAACTGGAGGCTGCCCGCAGAATCCTTCGGTCGGTTGACCGGATTGAACCGGAAACGACATCCCGTGTCGCTCAGGCCAAAGCCAGCGTTGCCAAGGCGGAAGGGGACAGTGACCGTGAAGAAGAGTTGTTGACCGAGGTTATAACCTCTACCGACGCCGCCGCTGAATCTCCGCTGGCTTTGGCGCGCCTGGTGGAAAAACGTTGGTCTGAACGCAAAGCTGTTTCTTTTCAGGAGCTTGATCTGGCGGCATCTTATGCGGTCGAGTTCAGACGATCGGAGCTGGGCGCGATGATGAACCGCACCTATGCGATCGCTCTGAGCCTGAGCCAGGAATTCGACCGCGCATTTGACGTGATCGAAGCGCAGCCACCCGGACCCGATAGTGACGGCGCGATCAATCGGCATCTGCAATTGCTTGCCGAGAGATCGGACGACGCAACCTTTCTACGCCAGACGATGGAGGTAATGCAGCCAGACATGACGGAAGTGCTGACAACCGATACTGTAATTGCATTGGCAAGCCGTCTTGCTGATCTGGGCTTTGCTCAGCAGACATTCGCGCTGGCGAACAGACCGGAAGATCAGTCTCGGCGCTCGGATCGGGCTCGGTTGCGGGCTCGGGCCGCTTTGCTGTCGGAGCGCCCTCATCAAGCCCTGCTGGAACTGGCTGATGACAATTCCGCAGAGGCGATCGCCTTGCGCGCGCAGGCGATGGTTTCAACAGAAGATTTTGCAGCCGCCGGCGAAATGCTCCGAGATCTCGAACAAAACGAAGCGGCAAACCGGTACTTCTGGCTGGCCGGAGTATCGGATAAAAGGTTGGAACCTGCGGGCGGGAAATACGCGGCATTGAACCAAACGACCCAAGCCTTGTCTGACCTGCCGGAACGGTTGGCGGAAAAACCGCTGGCGGATGCGCAAAACCTGTTGAAGGACAGCCAGTCGGCCCGTCAGCGGATCGATGAAATGTTGAACGCAGTTGGGGTAAAGTGACGTATATCGCGGCTGTTCCGGCCGCACCCGGCAAAGTGGACGCCGGTCCCGGTATACCCTGCGATGCGTTTCAACCGCTGGCAACCCGGCGCCGTTGCTTCAAAGCCGGTCCAATCAGAACGCCCGATCAGGCGGGGATGCAAAAAAGCTCCAACTTCTTTCAAGGATGTTGTGTTCCAGACATGACACAGAAGAACAGGCCGCCGAACTTCAGGCCGCGTTCCTCAACCACAAAGGTCACGACGGCTGACCGCCTGTGAAGCAACCGGTGCCGTGGCATTGACGACAGATGCGTGAAAACGAGACGCCACATCCGAAGGACGGCGGTAAAAGTTCCACGCCTTCAATGAGTTCCGTGGTCAGAGAATTCGCGGACGTGTCTCCTCATCAAACCTGGCCAACCGGTTTGGGATGGCAACGTCTTTGGACACAAATTCTGCAAGCCCGCCTTTTCCGACACGCTGACAGGCATCGGTATTGCCAGTGCAGTATTGCACGCCACTGGCTGGCGTTTTCTCTGCTCCCGGTGCCGGGCACCGGGAGCAGAGACGTCAAAAACAGCGGACAACCGTCCTTGCTTCAGTACGGAGCCTCAACATCATTCATCGAGACATAGACGGTTTTCATTTCCGAGAAGTGATTGATCGCCAGTTTCGAGTTCTCGCGCCCGACACCGGACATCTTCGATCCACCAAACGGCGCTTCAACCGGGGCAAGGTTGTAGGTGTTGATATAGCAAGTGCCAGCTTCGAATCCGGCCACGATTCGATGCGCCCTGGTCAGATCATTCGTGAAGACACCTGCGGCCAGACCGAACTCGGTGTCATTGGCGCGGGCCATCACCTCTTCTTCGGTCTCGAAATCCAGCACCGACATGACGGGGCCAAAGATTTCCTCGCGCGCGATGGTCATGTTGTCCGTGACGTCAGCAAAAACCGTGGGTTGCACAAAATAGCCGTCTCTTTCGATCCGTTCACCGCCATAAACCAGTCTTGCGCCTTCGGCTTTGCCCTTTTCGATATAGCCCAGGGTGATGTTCATCTGGTTCTCGCTGACCATCGGGCCAAAGCTGACGTCCTCGTCCATTGGATCGCCGATTTTCGCGTGATCCAGACGTTCTGACAGACGTTTCAGGAATGCCTCTTTGATACCTTTCTGAACGAAGACGCGGGTGCCATTGGAACAAACCTGGCCCGAAGAGTAGAAATTGCCCAGGATCGCACCTGAAACAGCATTTTCGATGTCGGCATCGTCAAAGACGATCATCGGGGATTTGCCGCCAAGTTCCATGGTCACATGCTTCATGCCATCCGCAGCAGCAGCATAGACCTTGCGGCCCGTCGGCACAGAACCTGTCAAAGAGACCTTGGCCACGCGCGGATCAGAGACCAGCGAAGCACCGACATCACCGTATCCCTGGATCACGTTGTAGACACCCTTGGGCGCTCCGGCCTCGACAAGAATTTCGGCCACTTTCAATGCCGAAAGGGGCGTGGTTTCCGAAGGTTTGAATACCATCGTGTTGCCGCAGGCCAGTGCAGGTGCACCTTTCCAGCAGGCGATCTGCGTGGGGTAATTCCAGGCGCCGATCCCGACGCACACGCCCAGCGCCTCGCGGATGGTATAGACGAAATCCCCCCCGCCCAGCGGAATATGCTCGCCAGTCAGAGAGGCTGCCAATCCACCAAAATACTCCAGCGCATCGGCCCCCGAGGTGGCATCGGCAACTGTGGTTTCCTGAAACGGCTTGCCGGTATCATGGGTTTCCAGAACGGACAGGTCGTAGTTGCGTTCGCGCATGATATCAGAGGCGCGGCGCAGGATGCGGCCACGTTCCGTCCCGGACAGGGCCGCCCATGCTGCCTGAGCGTTTTTTGCGCTGTTTAGAGCCTTTTCCACGATCGCCGGCGTCGCTGAATGCAACCGTGCAATCACTTCGCCTGTAGCGGGATAGATCACTTCGATGGCCGCGCCGTTTGTATCTTCGACATATTCGCCATCAATGAAATGGCTGGCCCGGGGCTGAAACTTCATACCGTGTCCTTTTCTTTCGCACCCGTCAGGACGGGACAAATGGTCAGTCGAAAATCGGCCTATCGGTTATTGATTGACCAGTCAATAAAATCATCAAAGGGGCGGTTTCACGCCTGTCAAACCCCGCAAACCTTGAAATTTTTGGTTAATGTTCTATTTATGTTCTACATAGTCAGAGGACAAACCGATGACCCAGCAAACACGCCCCACAGCCCTGAACGGGCCGAACAACGACTATCACCTGCTTCCGGTCACCGATCGGCAGATGCGGTATGCGCGTGCGATTGCCGAGAAGTCAGCCCTTGAGATTCCGGTTGAGGCACAGCGTGACCGGCGGCTTTTGTCTGACTGGATTTCAGCCCACAAACCACGCGGGACCTCGCAGTTCGACAATTACCCGACGGGAAAACAAGTCGCGTTTGCCGAGCGGATTTCACGCAGCAAGCGCCGCCCGATCCCATCCGAGTGTTTCCGCGACAAGAAAATGATGTCGCGCTGGATCGATCACAACAAATAGTCCCGAATTAGGGTCTATCCGGATTGTGGTTGCGGGCATAAAGCGAAACTGCTGCGGCAACAAACATACCCAGTAGGATATAGCCTGTTACGGCCTCGGACACGGCGAGCCCACGGCACAGACCGGTCGGGGACATGTCGCCATATCCGACTGTGGTAAAGGTGACATAGGAAAAATACAGGATATCCCCCGGACCCTGCGCACCAATGACACAGTGGTCGTTATACCCAAAGGCCCCGTAAACTGCGGCGAACAGGAATGGAACAACCTGTATGAACGAAACACCCATCAGAAACAAAAGCCTGCGGGGCGATTTCACCTGTGTCATGTAATACCAGGACTGTGACACCAGCCAGATCAACAGCCCGATTGAGGCGACTGTGCCAATCGTATCGCCCGCAGCCGCCTCGCTCAGGCGGGACAGGCCATACCAAGCCAGGAAGCTAGCAAGGACCAGCCCCAGTGCCGCAATCAGGGTCGATTTCCATTCGTCCAATGTCGTGGGTTTGCGGTGCATGAACGCCCCTTCAATCCGGTCTTCGGGCAATCATCCGACCTAAAGGCATCGCCCGCAACCCGAATTCAATCCTGCCGCAAATGCGCCTCACCCCGTTCCCGCGCCAGCAGGATCTGCTTTTGCCGCTCGCGAAAGCGCATTTTGTCAGCATCGGACGTCTCATCGATGCATTGATGGCATGAAACGCCATGCTCGTATTCCGGGCGCTTCATATCCTCGGGCAGGATTGGACGCCGGCAGCCATGACAAAGCTTGTGCGGCCCTTCAACAAGACCGTGGCCAACCGAAACGCGATTGTCGAACACAAAGCATTCACCCTGCCAGGAACTGTCTTCAGCAGGGATTTCCTCAAGATACCGCAGGATACCGCCTTTGAGGTGATAGACATCCTCGACCCCCTGCCCCAACAGGTAGTTGGTGGATTTCTCGCAACGGATGCCGCCCGTGCAGAACATGGCGACCCGCTTGTTGTGAAAGCGGTCCTTGTTCTGTTCCCACCATGCAGGGAAATCGCGGAAACTGGCCGTTTCAGGGTCTATTGCCCCTTCAAACGTCCCGATTGCCACTTCGTAATCGTTTCGCGTGTCGATCAAAACCACATCGTCAGAGTGGATCAGGTCATTCCACTCCTGCGGGTCGACATAGTTGCCGACGCGGGCGCGCGGGTCCACGTCGGGCTGGCCCATGGTCACGATCTCTTTCTTCAACCGCACCTTCATCTTGCCGAAAGGCGGGTGGTCCGAGGTCGCTTCTTTCCACTCCAGATCAGCGCAACCGGGCAAGGATCGGACATGTGACAGCACGGCGTCAATTCCGGCCCGCGGGCCGGCGATCGTGCCGTTGATCCCTTCCTGGGCAAGCAGCAGCGTACCTGTGACAGACTGCGCGCGGCACAGGTCCAGCAAGGGGTTGCGCAACGCGGCCGGGTCCGCGAAACGTGTAAAGTGATAGAGGGCAGCGATTGTGTACATACGCGCGATCTACCTTTGCAGACCCAGAGTCGCAAGGGATTGCATTGACGCCCCGCGCGCCGCCGCCTACCGATAGAGCGGTAAAAGGAGGCCGCCATGACCCATGCCCTGCTCGTGATCGATGTCCAGAACGACTTCTGCCCAGGCGGGGCACTGGCCGTGGTAGAAGGGGACGAGATCGTCGCACAGATAAACGCCATGATGGATGAATTCGATGCCGTGATCCTGACTCAGGACTGGCATCCAGCGGGGCATTCTTCTTTTGCCAGTTCCCACGATGGCAAAAACCCGTTCGACCTGGTCGACATGCCCTATGGCCCACAGGTTCTGTGGCCCGACCACTGCGTGCAGGGCACGCGCGGCGCCGGGTTTCATCCCGAATTGCGCACGGATGGCGACCTGATCCTTCGCAAGGGGTTCCGCAGTGCCATCGACAGCTATTCCGCATTCTTCGAGAATGACCACCAGACACCGACAGGCCTGAAAGGCTATTTGGATACACGCGGCATCGACCGTTTGACCCTTGTGGGATTGGCCACCGATTACTGCGTGCGTTATTCTGCGGTAGATGCCGCCAGGTTGGGTTTCGACGTCACGGTTCGCATGGGTGCCTGTCGCGCGATTGACATGGACGGTTCGCTGGCAGCCGCCGAACAGGCGATGCGGGATGCCGGCGTCCTATTGACCTAAGGTGTGGCGCCTGCAGCGGCCAGAAGCTTGATCATCACGAACAGAACAACCGCCAGACCCAGCGCGAACCCAATGCGCCCTGGTATCGTGCGACGTTCCGGGTTGGTCTGGTTTGACGGAGGTGGCGGAACGCGCATCGGTCGGCTGCGTACGATCCCAGCCATGGGTTGCGCGGTTCGCACGTAGTGCAAGAAATCCCAAAGGTTGAAATCGCCGCAATATTCACCCTGAATTCCACGCGTCCTGATGTTGTCAAACAGCGACCGCAGAATTCGCACCCGATCCGCATGATCCTCGGCCGGAAAAACACCCGGCACGATGCCGCTGTTGCGCGACTCGAGGCTGAACCCGGCATCCATGAAAATCTTGCGGATTTTCGGCGATGTTCCACGCAACGCGTCCGCGGCTCTGATATCGCGGAACACCGCACATACCTGGCGTTCCGTATCAGAGGCAGACCCCAGCTTTTCAGGGTCCAGATCTTCCAGCGCTACGTTAACAATATCAAAATCGTACTCGATACCCATTCACAAACTCAGTTTCGACTTTCCATCCCCTCTTCTCACTAACCGGTAAAAACAATGCACAATATGCCGGTATTGTGACGTCAAACTGGCATTGTCACCAAATCAGTGACTCTTGCTATTTCCAGAGTCGATTGATCTAACTACGGAAATCGCAGGAGTTCCCCATGGTCGACATCGCGACCCGCGTCTACAATCACAAATGGAAGATTGACCCGATTGTACGGTCTTTGATCGATACTGATTTCTACAAACTGCTGATGTGCCAGTCAGTGTTTCGAAACAAGCCTCAAACAGATGTCGTTTTTTCGTTGATCAACCGGTCGAATCACGTACCTCTGGCGCGTTTGATCGATGAGGGAGAGCTGCGGGAACAGCTGGATCACATCCGCTCTCTCAGCCTCAGCCGTGGGGAAAGCACCTGGCTGCGCGGCAACATGTTCTACGGAAAACGGCAGATGTTCCGCTCGGACTTCATGGAGTGGTTCGAGAATTTGCGCCTGCCGCCCTATCACCTTGAACGCAAAGGTGACCAATTTGAACTGACCTTTGAAGGCAAGTGGCACGAGGTCATGCTGTGGGAAATTCCCGCGCTGGCGGTGTTGATGGAGCTGCGCTCGCGCGCGGTGCTTAACGATATGCGCCGGTTCGAATTGCAGGTGCTTTACGCCCGCGCGATGACCCGGGTTTGGGAAAAGATCGAAAAGTTGAGCTCGATAAACGGGCTTGGGATCGCGGATTTCGGCACCAGACGGCGGCATTCCTTCCTGTGGCAGGATTGGTGCGTGCAGGCGATGATCGAAGGGCTGGGCGCATCCTTTACCGGAACTTCGAACTGCCTGATCGCCATGCGACGCGAAGTCGAGGCCATCGGCACCAATGCGCATGAACTGCCCATGGTCTATTCCGCGCTGGCCGATACGGATGAAGCGTTGGCGCAGGCGCCTTATGACGTGCTCAGCGACTGGCATGACGAACATGACGGCAACCTGCGCATCATCCTGCCCGACACCTATGGCACCAAGGGGTTTCTGGACAATGCTCCTGACTGGTTGGCGGGATGGACCGGCATTCGCATCGACAGCGGAGACCCGGCAGCAGCGGCCGAGGTCGCAATAGACTGGTGGAACGCACGCGGCGAAGACCCGACAGGGAAACGGATCATCTTCTCTGATGGTCTGGATGTCGAGAAAATTCAGGAATTGCATGCCCAGTTCGCGGGCCGCGCCAATATTTCCTTCGGTTGGGGAACCTTGCTGACCAACGATTTTCGCGGACTCGTCCCCAATGACGCGCTGGCGCCGTTCTCATTGGTCTGCAAAGCGGTATCCGCCAATGGCCGCCCGACGGTCAAACTGTCGGACAACCCGGAAAAGGCTATGGGTCCGGAGGACCAGATCGAACGCTACAAGCGGGTGTTCGGCGTCGGAGCGCAAAAGGCGATCGAGGTGATCGTCTGAACCACGGCGGTGCATTCATCATTTATCGGCACCTCACCTGATGCTATTTTGGAAGGCATTCCCATTGAGCATTAAGGTTGAGATACAATGATTTTTGAACCAAAGAACTTCTACGATACCGGCGGATCCCGAGATGAGCTTTCACTTTTTTC
It encodes the following:
- the betB gene encoding betaine-aldehyde dehydrogenase, with product MKFQPRASHFIDGEYVEDTNGAAIEVIYPATGEVIARLHSATPAIVEKALNSAKNAQAAWAALSGTERGRILRRASDIMRERNYDLSVLETHDTGKPFQETTVADATSGADALEYFGGLAASLTGEHIPLGGGDFVYTIREALGVCVGIGAWNYPTQIACWKGAPALACGNTMVFKPSETTPLSALKVAEILVEAGAPKGVYNVIQGYGDVGASLVSDPRVAKVSLTGSVPTGRKVYAAAADGMKHVTMELGGKSPMIVFDDADIENAVSGAILGNFYSSGQVCSNGTRVFVQKGIKEAFLKRLSERLDHAKIGDPMDEDVSFGPMVSENQMNITLGYIEKGKAEGARLVYGGERIERDGYFVQPTVFADVTDNMTIAREEIFGPVMSVLDFETEEEVMARANDTEFGLAAGVFTNDLTRAHRIVAGFEAGTCYINTYNLAPVEAPFGGSKMSGVGRENSKLAINHFSEMKTVYVSMNDVEAPY
- a CDS encoding potassium channel family protein — its product is MHRKPTTLDEWKSTLIAALGLVLASFLAWYGLSRLSEAAAGDTIGTVASIGLLIWLVSQSWYYMTQVKSPRRLLFLMGVSFIQVVPFLFAAVYGAFGYNDHCVIGAQGPGDILYFSYVTFTTVGYGDMSPTGLCRGLAVSEAVTGYILLGMFVAAAVSLYARNHNPDRP
- a CDS encoding rhodanese-related sulfurtransferase; this encodes MYTIAALYHFTRFADPAALRNPLLDLCRAQSVTGTLLLAQEGINGTIAGPRAGIDAVLSHVRSLPGCADLEWKEATSDHPPFGKMKVRLKKEIVTMGQPDVDPRARVGNYVDPQEWNDLIHSDDVVLIDTRNDYEVAIGTFEGAIDPETASFRDFPAWWEQNKDRFHNKRVAMFCTGGIRCEKSTNYLLGQGVEDVYHLKGGILRYLEEIPAEDSSWQGECFVFDNRVSVGHGLVEGPHKLCHGCRRPILPEDMKRPEYEHGVSCHQCIDETSDADKMRFRERQKQILLARERGEAHLRQD
- the pncA gene encoding bifunctional nicotinamidase/pyrazinamidase; the protein is MTHALLVIDVQNDFCPGGALAVVEGDEIVAQINAMMDEFDAVILTQDWHPAGHSSFASSHDGKNPFDLVDMPYGPQVLWPDHCVQGTRGAGFHPELRTDGDLILRKGFRSAIDSYSAFFENDHQTPTGLKGYLDTRGIDRLTLVGLATDYCVRYSAVDAARLGFDVTVRMGACRAIDMDGSLAAAEQAMRDAGVLLT
- the pncB gene encoding nicotinate phosphoribosyltransferase gives rise to the protein MVDIATRVYNHKWKIDPIVRSLIDTDFYKLLMCQSVFRNKPQTDVVFSLINRSNHVPLARLIDEGELREQLDHIRSLSLSRGESTWLRGNMFYGKRQMFRSDFMEWFENLRLPPYHLERKGDQFELTFEGKWHEVMLWEIPALAVLMELRSRAVLNDMRRFELQVLYARAMTRVWEKIEKLSSINGLGIADFGTRRRHSFLWQDWCVQAMIEGLGASFTGTSNCLIAMRREVEAIGTNAHELPMVYSALADTDEALAQAPYDVLSDWHDEHDGNLRIILPDTYGTKGFLDNAPDWLAGWTGIRIDSGDPAAAAEVAIDWWNARGEDPTGKRIIFSDGLDVEKIQELHAQFAGRANISFGWGTLLTNDFRGLVPNDALAPFSLVCKAVSANGRPTVKLSDNPEKAMGPEDQIERYKRVFGVGAQKAIEVIV